In the Salvia splendens isolate huo1 chromosome 16, SspV2, whole genome shotgun sequence genome, TAAATAAAAAGACTAACAGTAAAAGTTGTTTTCTTCACTTCTCTATttgattttccttttttaatattacaataattttgatgatataAAGTTTAAATTTGTTCACTTTTATGTGTTCTCTACTAATATTTTGTGAATCTTAATCAATAAAATAGAGATTTTCTGAACTGTACATTGGTTTAATTTATCGTTCTGTTGAGACGAACATAAATTGATATTtagacaaaataaaaaaagtaatggTTTATATTACTTCcataaatataacaaaaaagaaaaaagaatcaACACTCCAACTTACAAAATCACTCTCATGcataagagaaaaagaaaagctaCCCTATACAGTAATGAGGAAACACCAAACCATTTCTGCAGCTTACATCTTTGCTATGCTATTTTCAAACATAAAGAAAACTTGGCTTTCAAATTTAATAGCCTTTTTTTAAATCTCTCTGTGAACTTCCCCTTTGAGAAGTGTGATGATCAAAACCACAAGCAGTTGTTTCTCATCTTGGACCAGAGAGCTCTATAGCCTGTGCAAGCAACGACGAATCATCGGTCAGGTCCGAATATCTCTCTGACGACGACAGCTCCTGTGTCTTGAACTTGTGTGACTCTACTCTCTGAGATGCCTCCCATCTCTCCGCTAGCCCATCGCCTTCAAGCATGCGAACAACCTCCGACATCTTAGGCCTCAGCCCGGGAAGATATTGAGTGCACAGCAATGCCACTTTCACTATCTCCTCTAGCTCGATTCTATCATAGTTGTTCTTGAGATCTTTGTCGATGAGATCTTCGAGCTTCTTGTCTTGGTGAAGATTCTTGACCTGTGATCATTTATGGTTACAATGTTTAAGACTTTCTTAACAAGATTTAAGATGTAGTatagtgtttttttttctacttgAATGTGAGTAGTATATAGTGTGGCTTACCCAATCAAGAACAGCTCCCTTCTGATTAGCTGATTTGCCAAACTGTAGTGCTCTTTGTCCAGTGATGAGTTCAAGGAGAAGGATTCCGAATCCAAAGACGTCGGTCTTCTCAGAGGACTGGCCCGTCGAGAGGTACTCCGGGGCTATGTGGCCGACTGTGCCACGGACAGCAGTGGTGACATGTGAGTCCTGATGGTCTAGGAGCTTTGCCAACCCGAAATCACCCACCACCGCCTCACAGTAGTCGTCGAGGAGTATGTTTGCTGCCTTGACATCTCTGTGGATTATCTTCGGGTCACATTGCTCGTGGAGGTACAGCAGCCCCCTTGCAGCTCCTAGGGCGATCCGCTTCCTCGTGCTCCAGTCTAGGACCGGCTTGGCTGCTCAGTTCATCAAGTGCCATTAGCATACATGATTGATCGATCAATCAAgcatgaattttattttatttttaccttTGAGGCGAGAAGCTACGCTGCCATTCGACATGTAGGGGTACACCAGGAGTTTCTCGGTCTCTGTCATGCAAAAACCGTACAGTCTGAGGAGGTTTCGATGGACAGCTAGGCTGATCATCTCGACTTCTGTTTGGAACTGTCTCTCCCCGCCTGCTGTGCTTCCGTCTTTGAGGCGCTTCACAGCCACGGCTGTGCCATCTTGGAGATAGCCCTTGTAGACGTTGCCAAAGCCGCCTTTTCCTAGGATGTTCTTGCTGCTGAAGTTGTTCGTTGCGAGCTGCAGCTGCCTGAAGTGGAACCTCCTCAGGTTCCCGAGTGAGACTTCCTCGTGCTCACGATCTGAGAATATGGATACGATATGTCATCAATTCAAAATCTCAACTAGGCTAGCCTGCTTTTGAAGATGAGGACTCGGGTTCATACCATTAACATCAAAGAACCTTTGCTGCTTACGCCTCTGTCTTCTCCAGAAAAACAGCCCGAATCCAGCAGCAAGCAGACAGATGGCTGCCACGCTCGTCCCAATCACAAGGGAAAGCTTGCGATATTTCGATTTGGAAGAGGTAAGAGCTGCTGAGATAACCATGTAAGGATAAACagacacatacacatatatgcAAGATTTGAACAATAACATAAGAATTTTGCATCATACTTTGTGTAGTGTTTAAGGTCATGGACATCGGCATCAGTGCTACGCCACCAGCACATTGAGGTTCGAAGCCTCTGTTACATATCAAGGGGTTCCCAATTACACTGCAATcacaacaagacaatgcatacaCTAAGTTCCACTTCTTGCAACAAAAGCAGACACAAAAGATCGAAACAGCATATATCTTACTTGAACGTCTTTGAAGGGAAACGAGGCACAGGGCCGCTCATGTTGTTGTAAGACAAGTCCCTGAAATCAACACAGAAAAACATCAAAAATACATTATCCACAGAAATGGATCAGCAAATGGAAGAAGGAAAAGGGATGTTATTTACACTAATGAAAGCTGAGTCAAATTGGTAAGTGACATTGGAATCTCTCCAAAGAGACTGTTGTTGTTGAGCCTCCTGATATAGATagcaacacacacacacaccattAGACCTCAAAACATTTTATCACCCTACGATTTTTCCTAAGAATTCGAAGCTCGATTCTCACATGTACTGAAGAGTTTTCAAGAGGCCTAAAGAGGGAGGAATGCTGCCCCTAAACAGATTATTCGAAAGATCAAGCGTTTGAAGCCTCAACAGCTTCCCAAGCTCGGATGGAATCGGTCCCGTTATGTTATTGTTCTGCAACAATCTACAACACATCCAACATAAATCAAATTCCTTGCTAACAACTATAATCAAGAAAATGTGCCAAACGTCAATATCAATCTCAAACATTCATTATGCA is a window encoding:
- the LOC121769983 gene encoding protein NSP-INTERACTING KINASE 1-like isoform X2, encoding METPRKSEVAVWAVVFLCFWTSANGLLSAKGVNFEVQALMGIKAALRDPHGVLDNWDGDAVDPCSWTMVTCSSQNLVIGLGSPSQNLSGTLSPSIGNLTNLQIILLQNNNITGPIPSELGKLLRLQTLDLSNNLFRGSIPPSLGLLKTLQYMRLNNNSLFGEIPMSLTNLTQLSLVDLSYNNMSGPVPRFPSKTFNVIGNPLICNRGFEPQCAGGVALMPMSMTLNTTQTLTSSKSKYRKLSLVIGTSVAAICLLAAGFGLFFWRRQRRKQQRFFDVNDREHEEVSLGNLRRFHFRQLQLATNNFSSKNILGKGGFGNVYKGYLQDGTAVAVKRLKDGSTAGGERQFQTEVEMISLAVHRNLLRLYGFCMTETEKLLVYPYMSNGSVASRLKAKPVLDWSTRKRIALGAARGLLYLHEQCDPKIIHRDVKAANILLDDYCEAVVGDFGLAKLLDHQDSHVTTAVRGTVGHIAPEYLSTGQSSEKTDVFGFGILLLELITGQRALQFGKSANQKGAVLDWVKNLHQDKKLEDLIDKDLKNNYDRIELEEIVKVALLCTQYLPGLRPKMSEVVRMLEGDGLAERWEASQRVESHKFKTQELSSSERYSDLTDDSSLLAQAIELSGPR
- the LOC121769983 gene encoding protein NSP-INTERACTING KINASE 1-like isoform X1; this encodes METPRKSEVAVWAVVFLCFWTSANGLLSAKGVNFEVQALMGIKAALRDPHGVLDNWDGDAVDPCSWTMVTCSSQNLVIGLGSPSQNLSGTLSPSIGNLTNLQIILLQNNNITGPIPSELGKLLRLQTLDLSNNLFRGSIPPSLGLLKTLQYMRLNNNSLFGEIPMSLTNLTQLSLVDLSYNNMSGPVPRFPSKTFNVIGNPLICNRGFEPQCAGGVALMPMSMTLNTTQTALTSSKSKYRKLSLVIGTSVAAICLLAAGFGLFFWRRQRRKQQRFFDVNDREHEEVSLGNLRRFHFRQLQLATNNFSSKNILGKGGFGNVYKGYLQDGTAVAVKRLKDGSTAGGERQFQTEVEMISLAVHRNLLRLYGFCMTETEKLLVYPYMSNGSVASRLKAKPVLDWSTRKRIALGAARGLLYLHEQCDPKIIHRDVKAANILLDDYCEAVVGDFGLAKLLDHQDSHVTTAVRGTVGHIAPEYLSTGQSSEKTDVFGFGILLLELITGQRALQFGKSANQKGAVLDWVKNLHQDKKLEDLIDKDLKNNYDRIELEEIVKVALLCTQYLPGLRPKMSEVVRMLEGDGLAERWEASQRVESHKFKTQELSSSERYSDLTDDSSLLAQAIELSGPR